A genomic stretch from Frigoribacterium sp. PvP032 includes:
- a CDS encoding demethylmenaquinone methyltransferase, protein MTKADMNKQPDEVASMFDGVARHYDRTNDVLSAGNAVLWRIATVKAIGAGPADRVLDIAAGTGTSSVAIAARGAEVVALDFSHGMVEVGRERHPEIEFVEGDAEQLPFDDATFDAVTISFGLRNVNRPKQALAEMYRVLKPGGRLVVCEFSTPPFGPLRAAYRTYLRHVMPVVARAVSSNTPAYSYLADSIDAWPEQQVLSQWLRGAGFTRVAHRDLTLGIVALHRGRKPADQSTRASAAKKK, encoded by the coding sequence GTGACCAAGGCCGACATGAACAAGCAACCTGACGAGGTCGCGTCGATGTTCGACGGCGTCGCCCGCCACTACGACCGCACGAACGACGTGCTCTCCGCGGGCAACGCCGTCCTATGGCGCATCGCGACCGTCAAGGCGATCGGCGCGGGCCCGGCAGACCGGGTGCTCGACATCGCCGCCGGCACCGGCACCAGCTCGGTGGCGATCGCGGCGCGGGGCGCCGAGGTGGTCGCGCTCGACTTCTCGCACGGCATGGTCGAGGTCGGTCGGGAGCGTCACCCCGAGATCGAGTTCGTCGAGGGCGACGCCGAGCAGCTGCCCTTCGACGATGCCACCTTCGACGCCGTCACCATCTCGTTCGGCCTGCGCAACGTCAACCGGCCGAAGCAGGCGCTCGCCGAGATGTACCGGGTGCTCAAGCCCGGCGGCCGTCTCGTCGTCTGCGAGTTCTCGACGCCGCCCTTCGGTCCGCTGCGCGCCGCGTACCGCACCTACCTCCGGCACGTCATGCCGGTCGTCGCCCGGGCGGTGAGCAGCAACACGCCCGCCTACTCGTACCTCGCCGACTCGATCGACGCGTGGCCAGAGCAGCAGGTGCTGAGCCAGTGGCTGCGCGGCGCCGGTTTCACCCGGGTGGCTCACCGCGACCTGACGCTGGGCATCGTCGCCCTGCACAGGGGCCGCAAGCCGGCCGACCAGTCGACCCGCGCCTCCGCGGCGAAGAAGAAGTAG
- a CDS encoding polyprenyl synthetase family protein, translating into MNPSVPLTRRSSLSSSLGLGEKLFASPSDRRFVQSVDDGLELVEQGLLREIAFADEIADATTRYLLAAGGKRVRPTLTLLIAQLGDGATPGIVASAQATEITHLASLYHDDVMDEAQMRRGVPSAQTVWGNNVAILAGDLLFARASTIVSGLGQEAILLQAETFERLCLGQLHETVGPREGDDPIAHYIDVLGDKTGSLISTAARAGVMFSGAPREYLAPVAEFGEKIGIAFQLIDDVIDLSDQAEETGKRAGTDLRAGVVTLPLLYLRQEAQTDMEAAALLGVIDQVVDATRAAEDGADPVDEAEFARIVRQLREHEVTDRTRREAHRWASEALAALDALPAGPVKKALTRFADRVVERSA; encoded by the coding sequence GTGAACCCGAGTGTGCCGCTCACCCGCCGCAGCTCCCTGAGCTCGTCGCTCGGCCTCGGCGAGAAGCTCTTCGCCTCGCCCTCCGACCGCCGTTTCGTGCAGTCGGTCGACGACGGGCTCGAGCTCGTCGAGCAGGGCCTGCTCCGCGAGATCGCGTTCGCCGACGAGATCGCCGACGCGACGACGCGCTACCTGCTCGCCGCGGGCGGCAAGCGCGTGCGCCCGACCCTGACCCTGCTCATCGCGCAGCTCGGCGACGGGGCCACACCGGGGATCGTCGCGTCGGCGCAGGCCACCGAGATCACGCACCTGGCGTCCCTATACCACGACGACGTCATGGACGAGGCGCAGATGCGCCGCGGGGTGCCCAGCGCCCAGACCGTGTGGGGCAACAACGTCGCGATCCTCGCCGGCGACCTGCTCTTCGCCCGCGCCAGCACCATCGTCTCCGGCCTCGGTCAGGAGGCGATCCTGCTGCAGGCCGAGACGTTCGAGCGCCTGTGCCTCGGCCAGCTGCACGAGACGGTCGGCCCGCGCGAGGGCGACGACCCGATCGCGCACTACATCGACGTGCTCGGCGACAAGACCGGCTCGCTCATCTCGACCGCCGCCCGTGCCGGCGTGATGTTCTCGGGCGCGCCCCGCGAGTACCTCGCCCCCGTCGCCGAGTTCGGCGAGAAGATCGGCATCGCGTTCCAGCTGATCGACGACGTCATCGACCTCTCCGACCAGGCTGAGGAGACGGGCAAGCGCGCGGGCACCGACCTGCGTGCGGGCGTCGTCACGCTGCCTCTCCTCTACCTGCGCCAGGAGGCGCAGACCGACATGGAGGCGGCCGCCCTGCTGGGCGTCATCGACCAGGTCGTCGACGCCACCCGGGCGGCCGAGGACGGCGCGGACCCCGTCGACGAGGCCGAGTTCGCGCGGATCGTCCGTCAGCTCCGCGAGCACGAGGTCACCGACCGCACGCGTCGCGAGGCGCACCGCTGGGCGTCGGAGGCGCTGGCCGCCCTCGACGCGCTGCCGGCGGGCCCCGTCAAGAAGGCCCTCACCCGCTTCGCCGACCGCGTCGTCGAGCGGTCCGCCTGA
- a CDS encoding FAD-dependent oxidoreductase — MTTLRLAIVGAGPAGIYAADILLKAEKAFDVSIDLFEQLPAPYGLVRYGVAPDHPRIKGIVNALRDVLDSGDIRVFGNVRYGEDITLDDLKAHYNAVIFSTGAIKDADLDVPGIELEGSYGAADFVSWFDGHPDFPRTWPLDAQSVAVVGVGNVALDVSRILAKHADDLLPTEIPDNVYAGLKQSSITDVHVFGRRGPAQVKFTPLELRELGEVRDVDMIVHDEDFDHDEASKTAIATNKQVFVIDKVLNQWRQREVGTASRRLHLHFYAKPLEVVGDDAGRVAAFRYERTRPDGQGGVEGTGEIREVPVQAIYRAVGYFGSPLDGIPFDERRGVIPNHEGQVMDDDNQIMPGVYATGWIKRGPVGLIGHTKSDAMETVKHVINDQASWWQPADTSDEAIPALLEARGVEYTDLEGWHRLDEHEQSLGAQHEHERVRVKVVPRDEMVRVSRSGSEPVTGSESVSA, encoded by the coding sequence GTGACCACCCTTCGACTGGCCATCGTCGGAGCCGGCCCTGCCGGCATCTACGCCGCCGACATCCTGCTCAAGGCCGAGAAGGCCTTCGACGTGTCGATCGACCTCTTCGAGCAGCTGCCTGCCCCCTACGGGCTCGTCCGCTACGGCGTGGCGCCCGACCACCCGCGCATCAAGGGCATCGTCAACGCCCTGCGCGACGTGCTCGACAGCGGCGACATCCGCGTCTTCGGCAACGTCCGCTACGGCGAGGACATCACGCTCGACGACCTCAAGGCGCACTACAACGCGGTCATCTTCTCGACCGGCGCCATCAAGGACGCGGACCTCGACGTCCCCGGCATCGAGCTCGAGGGCAGCTACGGCGCCGCCGACTTCGTCAGCTGGTTCGACGGCCACCCCGACTTCCCCCGCACCTGGCCCCTCGACGCGCAGTCGGTGGCCGTGGTCGGCGTCGGCAACGTCGCCCTCGACGTGTCGCGCATCCTCGCCAAGCACGCCGACGACCTGCTGCCGACCGAGATCCCCGACAACGTCTACGCCGGGCTCAAGCAGTCGTCCATCACGGACGTGCACGTCTTCGGCCGACGCGGCCCCGCCCAGGTCAAGTTCACGCCCCTCGAGCTGCGCGAGCTCGGCGAGGTGCGCGACGTCGACATGATCGTGCACGACGAGGACTTCGACCACGACGAGGCCTCGAAGACCGCGATCGCGACGAACAAGCAGGTGTTCGTGATCGACAAGGTGCTGAACCAGTGGCGCCAGCGCGAGGTCGGCACGGCGTCGCGACGCCTGCACCTGCACTTCTACGCGAAGCCGCTCGAGGTCGTCGGCGACGACGCGGGCCGTGTCGCGGCCTTCCGGTACGAGCGCACCCGGCCCGACGGCCAGGGCGGCGTCGAGGGCACGGGCGAGATCCGCGAGGTCCCCGTGCAGGCGATCTACCGTGCCGTGGGCTACTTCGGCTCGCCCCTCGACGGCATCCCGTTCGACGAGCGCCGTGGCGTGATCCCGAACCACGAGGGCCAGGTGATGGACGACGACAACCAGATCATGCCCGGCGTCTACGCCACCGGCTGGATCAAGCGCGGCCCTGTCGGCCTGATCGGGCACACGAAGTCCGACGCGATGGAGACCGTCAAGCACGTCATCAACGACCAGGCGAGCTGGTGGCAGCCCGCCGACACCTCCGACGAGGCGATCCCGGCCCTGCTCGAGGCGCGCGGCGTGGAGTACACCGACCTCGAGGGGTGGCACCGCCTCGACGAGCACGAGCAGTCGCTCGGCGCGCAGCACGAGCACGAGCGGGTCCGCGTCAAGGTCGTGCCCCGCGACGAGATGGTCCGCGTCTCGCGGTCCGGCTCGGAGCCCGTCACCGGCTCGGAGTCCGTCTCGGCCTAG
- a CDS encoding YajQ family cyclic di-GMP-binding protein, producing the protein MADSSFDVVSKVDKMEADNALHQAQKEIEQRYDFKGVGASVDWSGEKLLLKAATEERVKAVLDVLESKFIKRSISLKHLDAGEPFASGKEYRIEAALKEGIEQDAAKKIGKIIRDEGPKSVKSQIQGDELRVQSKSRDDLQATMALLKKADLDVDLQFVNFR; encoded by the coding sequence ATGGCAGACAGCTCCTTCGACGTGGTCAGCAAGGTCGACAAGATGGAGGCGGACAACGCCCTCCACCAGGCGCAGAAGGAGATCGAGCAGCGCTACGACTTCAAGGGCGTCGGCGCATCGGTCGACTGGAGCGGCGAGAAGCTGCTGCTCAAGGCAGCGACGGAGGAGCGGGTCAAGGCCGTCCTCGACGTCCTGGAGTCGAAGTTCATCAAGCGCAGCATCAGCCTGAAGCACCTCGACGCCGGCGAGCCGTTCGCCAGCGGCAAGGAGTACCGCATCGAGGCGGCCCTCAAGGAGGGGATCGAGCAGGACGCCGCGAAGAAGATCGGCAAGATCATCCGCGACGAGGGCCCCAAGAGCGTCAAGAGCCAGATCCAGGGCGACGAGCTGCGCGTCCAGTCGAAGAGCCGCGACGACCTGCAGGCCACCATGGCGCTGCTCAAGAAGGCCGACCTCGACGTCGACCTCCAGTTCGTCAACTTCCGCTAG
- a CDS encoding inositol monophosphatase family protein — translation MDDSADRDDSTRTSTSTSTSTSTVPDVAELLAIAVEVTTAAARLAAARRAEGVEVADTKSSLVDVVTHTDREVEDHLRGRLAELRPGDGFLGEEGDPDDSTTGLTWVVDPIDGTVNFLYGIPQWAVSVALVEGGPDPLTWTALAACVVNPLSGEVFTASRGGGAWLGEARLVPSAPASVAESLFATGFSYEADRRVEQAAVLGRLIGQVRDLRRLGAASLDLCAVAAGRLDAYAERGLKPWDHAAGVLIAEEAGAVVRGEVGQAPSGRLVVASAPSVAGAVDVLLEDAQF, via the coding sequence ATGGACGACAGCGCCGACCGCGACGACAGCACCCGCACCAGCACCAGCACCAGCACCAGCACCAGCACAGTCCCGGACGTCGCCGAGCTCCTCGCCATCGCCGTCGAGGTGACGACCGCCGCGGCCAGGCTCGCCGCCGCCCGGCGTGCCGAGGGGGTCGAGGTCGCCGACACGAAGAGCAGCCTGGTGGACGTCGTCACGCACACCGACCGCGAGGTCGAGGACCACCTGCGCGGCCGCCTCGCCGAGTTGCGACCCGGCGACGGGTTCCTCGGCGAGGAGGGCGACCCCGACGACTCGACCACCGGGCTCACGTGGGTCGTCGACCCGATCGACGGCACCGTCAACTTCCTCTACGGCATCCCGCAGTGGGCGGTCAGCGTCGCCCTCGTCGAGGGCGGACCCGACCCGCTGACCTGGACGGCCCTCGCCGCCTGCGTCGTGAACCCGCTCTCCGGCGAGGTGTTCACCGCGAGTCGAGGAGGCGGCGCCTGGCTGGGCGAGGCACGTCTCGTCCCGTCCGCCCCGGCCTCGGTCGCGGAGTCGCTGTTCGCGACGGGGTTCTCGTACGAGGCCGACCGGAGGGTCGAGCAGGCCGCCGTGCTCGGCCGGCTGATCGGGCAGGTGCGCGACCTGCGCCGCCTGGGCGCCGCCTCCCTCGATCTGTGTGCCGTGGCGGCGGGGCGCCTCGACGCGTACGCCGAGCGGGGGCTCAAGCCGTGGGACCACGCCGCCGGCGTGCTCATCGCTGAGGAGGCGGGTGCGGTGGTGCGCGGCGAGGTGGGGCAGGCCCCGAGCGGCAGGCTCGTGGTCGCGTCGGCGCCGAGCGTCGCGGGGGCGGTCGACGTGCTCCTCGAGGACGCACAGTTCTGA
- a CDS encoding M23 family metallopeptidase: MSKSHTIAEPEGDQQSRRAPVDQRDDAAGAPAQQVFTTRREAREAERRAAASVAAPAASAAPDESAPAVSLPAVSLPAVSAADAAPAQIVAPAPAAAQTATPAHATRAERRAAEAEAARRRGRRPAVSETASLPRATRSTARAAQRPVAALASRAAATPASAASPAPAPAATARPPAPAATARRKGSLRGAGKRVTVVGAMVFAGAMLVSTSVPANAFFVDTDERTVAKNAAASQTFVAGATAEAAASRDGYSVTEMKVAPVSEYASTSASTFSNDVAGTVQWPFATGVPISSGFGARHVSNCGFCSTFHNGLDFIPGAGSPIQAIADGTVSAVTGPGGAFGNHVEIEHVINGQKVTSTYSHMQTGSVQVSVGQTVTVGQLVGKVGSTGNSTGAHLHFEIHLGGVPVDPYPWLTANTN; encoded by the coding sequence GTGTCGAAGTCCCACACCATCGCCGAGCCCGAAGGCGACCAGCAGTCGCGTCGTGCACCCGTCGATCAGCGGGACGACGCTGCCGGAGCCCCGGCGCAGCAGGTCTTCACGACCCGCCGTGAGGCCCGCGAGGCCGAGCGTCGCGCTGCGGCCTCCGTGGCCGCCCCCGCTGCGTCCGCCGCACCCGACGAGTCCGCCCCCGCTGTGTCCCTTCCGGCCGTGTCCCTCCCCGCCGTGTCGGCTGCCGACGCGGCCCCGGCCCAGATCGTGGCCCCGGCCCCAGCCGCCGCCCAGACCGCGACGCCGGCCCACGCCACCAGGGCAGAGCGTCGCGCCGCCGAGGCAGAAGCCGCTCGTCGTCGTGGCCGTCGCCCGGCCGTGTCCGAGACGGCCTCCCTGCCCCGGGCGACCCGCTCGACCGCGCGTGCCGCTCAGCGCCCCGTGGCGGCGCTCGCCTCGCGCGCCGCGGCGACACCCGCGTCCGCCGCGAGTCCGGCTCCGGCTCCGGCCGCGACTGCTCGTCCTCCGGCTCCGGCCGCGACTGCTCGTCGGAAGGGCTCGCTCCGCGGCGCCGGCAAGCGCGTCACGGTCGTGGGCGCCATGGTCTTCGCCGGCGCGATGCTCGTCTCCACCTCCGTGCCCGCGAACGCCTTCTTCGTCGACACCGACGAGCGCACGGTCGCCAAGAACGCCGCTGCCAGCCAGACCTTCGTCGCCGGCGCGACGGCCGAGGCCGCCGCGTCTCGCGACGGCTACTCGGTCACCGAGATGAAGGTCGCGCCCGTCAGCGAGTACGCGTCGACCAGCGCCAGCACCTTCTCCAACGACGTCGCCGGCACCGTCCAGTGGCCGTTCGCGACCGGCGTGCCGATCAGCAGCGGCTTCGGCGCCCGTCACGTCTCGAACTGCGGCTTCTGCAGCACGTTCCACAACGGCCTCGACTTCATCCCCGGCGCGGGCTCGCCCATCCAGGCGATCGCCGACGGCACCGTCAGCGCGGTCACCGGCCCGGGCGGCGCCTTCGGCAACCACGTCGAGATCGAGCACGTCATCAACGGCCAGAAGGTCACGTCGACGTACTCGCACATGCAGACGGGCTCCGTGCAGGTCTCCGTCGGCCAGACGGTCACCGTCGGCCAGCTCGTCGGCAAGGTCGGCAGCACCGGCAACAGCACCGGCGCCCACCTGCACTTCGAGATCCACCTCGGCGGCGTGCCGGTCGACCCGTACCCGTGGCTCACCGCCAACACGAACTGA
- a CDS encoding glycoside hydrolase family 13 protein — MSSHETTGDTLDSPSETDTTTIADVESAPSSGAERGGEWWRTAVIYQVYPRSFADADGDGVGDLPGITSRLDALADLGVDAVWLSPFYTSPQRDAGYDVADYVDVDPLFGTLDDFDALRARATELGLRLIVDLVPNHTSSEHAWFRAAVAAAPGSAERARYMFRDGTGPDGDLPPNNWQSVFGGPAWTRLVEPDGRPGQWYLHLFDTSQPDLDWTNPVVRSDFVDVLRFWLDRGVDGFRVDVAHGMIKADGLPDYTPPADAGSMGGGETADATPPYWAQEGVHEIYREWHQVLAEYPGDRVMVAEAWVEPLSKLAKWVRPDEMQQAFNFAYLETGWSATAIRRVVDQSIETFSSVGAPSTWVLSNHDVVRHASRLALTAENPQGHGIGPKSAGLPIPELGLARARAASAVMLALPGSAYLYQGEELGLPEAVDLPDESRQDPTWFRTDGERYGRDGCRVPIPWESGAPAFGFSATGASWLPQPDDWSTYARDEQQGVAGSTLELYRSALALRAEHELGAAHLTWVDGYDQSVVAFRTGGVTVVANTGDVAVELPVGDVLLSTMLLDGPALPPNAAVWLASVDDPS; from the coding sequence ATGTCCTCACACGAGACCACGGGCGACACGCTCGACTCCCCCTCCGAGACCGACACCACGACCATCGCCGACGTCGAGTCGGCCCCGTCGTCCGGCGCCGAGCGCGGCGGCGAGTGGTGGCGCACCGCCGTCATCTACCAGGTGTACCCGCGCTCGTTCGCCGACGCGGACGGCGACGGCGTCGGCGACCTGCCCGGCATCACCTCGCGGCTCGACGCCCTCGCCGACCTCGGCGTCGACGCCGTCTGGCTCTCGCCCTTCTACACGTCGCCCCAGCGCGACGCCGGCTACGACGTCGCCGACTACGTGGACGTCGACCCGCTCTTCGGCACGCTCGACGACTTCGACGCCCTGCGCGCCCGCGCGACCGAGCTCGGCCTCCGCCTGATCGTCGACCTCGTCCCCAACCACACGTCCTCCGAGCACGCGTGGTTCCGTGCCGCCGTGGCCGCGGCCCCCGGCTCGGCCGAGCGCGCGCGGTACATGTTCCGCGACGGCACGGGCCCCGACGGCGACCTGCCGCCGAACAACTGGCAGTCCGTCTTCGGCGGACCGGCCTGGACGCGCCTCGTGGAGCCCGACGGCCGGCCAGGCCAGTGGTACCTGCACCTCTTCGACACCTCCCAGCCCGACCTGGACTGGACCAACCCGGTCGTGCGCTCCGACTTCGTCGACGTGCTGCGCTTCTGGCTGGACCGAGGCGTCGACGGGTTCCGCGTCGACGTCGCCCACGGCATGATCAAGGCCGACGGGCTGCCCGACTACACGCCGCCCGCCGACGCCGGCAGCATGGGCGGCGGCGAGACCGCCGACGCCACCCCGCCCTACTGGGCCCAGGAGGGCGTGCACGAGATCTATCGCGAGTGGCACCAGGTGCTGGCCGAGTACCCGGGCGACCGCGTCATGGTGGCGGAGGCGTGGGTCGAGCCCCTGTCGAAGCTCGCCAAGTGGGTGCGTCCCGACGAGATGCAGCAGGCCTTCAACTTCGCCTACCTCGAGACCGGCTGGTCGGCGACGGCCATCCGTAGGGTCGTCGACCAGTCGATCGAGACCTTCTCGAGCGTCGGCGCACCGAGCACCTGGGTGCTGAGCAACCACGACGTCGTGCGCCACGCGAGCCGCCTCGCCCTCACGGCCGAGAACCCCCAGGGCCACGGCATCGGCCCGAAGAGCGCCGGCCTGCCGATCCCCGAGCTCGGCCTCGCCCGCGCCAGGGCGGCCTCGGCCGTCATGCTCGCGCTGCCCGGCAGCGCCTACCTCTACCAGGGCGAAGAACTCGGACTGCCGGAGGCGGTCGATCTTCCCGACGAGAGCCGACAGGACCCGACGTGGTTCCGCACCGACGGCGAGCGCTACGGGCGCGACGGCTGCCGCGTGCCCATCCCGTGGGAGTCGGGTGCTCCGGCCTTCGGGTTCAGCGCGACCGGCGCCTCCTGGCTGCCGCAGCCCGACGACTGGTCGACCTACGCCCGTGACGAGCAGCAGGGCGTGGCAGGCTCGACGCTCGAGCTCTACCGCTCGGCCCTCGCCCTACGCGCGGAGCACGAGCTCGGCGCCGCCCACCTGACCTGGGTCGACGGCTACGACCAGAGCGTCGTGGCCTTCCGCACCGGCGGCGTCACCGTCGTCGCCAACACCGGCGACGTGGCGGTCGAGCTGCCGGTCGGCGACGTGCTGCTCTCGACCATGCTCCTCGACGGGCCGGCGCTGCCGCCCAACGCCGCCGTGTGGCTCGCGTCGGTCGACGACCCGAGCTGA
- a CDS encoding aldo/keto reductase, protein MALGTNVFGWTVGAPTALELLDLFVGDGGRIVDTADVYSAWLPGNSGGESEAIIGRWLARPGNRDRVLVSTKCGQHPAAPGLSRASIRTAVEASLTRLRTDRIDLYSAHFDDDETPLRETVTALSELVDEGKIRFAGASNYSPARLRQALAIADSDGLHPFSVVQHAYNLVRRGEYETETAPVVDHFGLAVLPHSSLASGLLTGKYRGGDAPRSSPREGRAASYSTPQALGVVEVVAEVADRHGVAPAAVAVAWLASRPGVVGALASARTVEQLDDLLGAASIELDERDLAALDAASVPQPSEGAGRVSS, encoded by the coding sequence CTGGCCCTCGGCACGAACGTCTTCGGCTGGACGGTCGGCGCCCCGACGGCTCTCGAGCTGCTCGACCTGTTCGTCGGCGACGGCGGGCGCATCGTCGACACGGCCGACGTCTACTCGGCCTGGCTGCCGGGCAACTCGGGCGGCGAGTCCGAGGCGATCATCGGCCGCTGGCTCGCCCGTCCCGGCAACCGCGACCGCGTGCTCGTGAGCACCAAGTGCGGTCAGCACCCGGCCGCGCCCGGCCTGTCGCGAGCCAGCATCCGCACCGCCGTCGAGGCCTCGCTCACCCGGCTCCGCACCGACCGCATCGACCTCTACTCGGCGCACTTCGACGACGACGAGACGCCGCTCCGCGAGACGGTGACGGCGTTGAGCGAGCTCGTCGACGAGGGCAAGATCCGCTTCGCCGGCGCCTCCAACTACTCGCCCGCGCGGCTGCGCCAGGCCCTCGCCATCGCCGACAGCGACGGCCTGCACCCGTTCTCCGTCGTGCAGCACGCCTACAACCTGGTGAGGAGGGGCGAGTACGAGACCGAGACCGCCCCGGTCGTCGACCACTTCGGCCTCGCCGTCCTGCCGCACTCGTCGCTCGCCAGCGGACTGCTCACGGGCAAGTACCGGGGCGGCGACGCCCCTCGGTCGTCGCCCCGTGAGGGCCGCGCGGCGAGCTACTCGACGCCGCAGGCCCTCGGGGTGGTCGAGGTCGTCGCCGAGGTCGCCGATCGCCACGGCGTCGCGCCGGCGGCGGTCGCCGTGGCCTGGCTCGCCTCGAGGCCCGGCGTCGTGGGCGCACTGGCCAGCGCGCGCACCGTCGAGCAGCTGGACGACCTGCTGGGCGCGGCGTCGATCGAGCTCGACGAGCGCGACCTGGCGGCCCTCGACGCGGCGTCCGTCCCGCAGCCCTCCGAGGGGGCGGGGCGCGTCAGCTCCTGA
- a CDS encoding 2'-5' RNA ligase family protein, giving the protein MHSIELLLDEPADARIRAQWAALSDAGLPSQADHASGSNAPHVTLLARRRIDDSTDPALAELLEALLPLPIALGAPLVFGHGRGHVLVRSIIATRGLLELQAEVHAIVGGEDDVPHSSPGLWVPHVTLASRLDAEAVGRALAAVEALEDEEAREALEDAPAPTLAGARRWDPSVRTVVVLRS; this is encoded by the coding sequence GTGCACAGCATCGAACTCCTGCTCGACGAGCCGGCCGACGCCCGGATCCGCGCCCAGTGGGCCGCGCTCTCCGACGCCGGGCTCCCCTCGCAGGCCGACCACGCGAGCGGCTCGAACGCCCCGCACGTGACGCTGCTCGCCCGTCGCCGCATCGACGACAGCACCGATCCGGCGCTGGCCGAGCTGCTCGAGGCCCTGTTGCCGCTGCCGATCGCGCTGGGCGCACCGCTCGTCTTCGGACACGGTCGGGGTCACGTGCTCGTGAGGTCGATCATCGCGACCCGTGGCCTCCTCGAGCTCCAGGCAGAGGTCCACGCGATCGTGGGCGGCGAGGACGACGTGCCGCACTCCTCCCCCGGCCTCTGGGTGCCCCACGTGACGCTGGCGAGCAGGCTCGACGCCGAGGCCGTGGGCCGGGCCCTCGCCGCGGTCGAGGCCCTCGAGGACGAGGAGGCGCGCGAGGCACTCGAGGACGCTCCCGCCCCCACGCTCGCCGGGGCTCGGCGCTGGGACCCGAGCGTCCGCACGGTCGTCGTCCTCAGGAGCTGA
- a CDS encoding type III polyketide synthase: MSPSIHSIGTAVPSTIIGQDHIRDVFRSQPGLGRLAPRLIGAVFDGAQIDTRHTVIDELAADQPEQPGQPGQPGQPGQPDTAPVFFDRAEGRILRPGTGARNDVYVERSPDLFVRAAEEALAGAPGITAADVTHVVTVSCTGFFAPGPDYLLVRRLGLAPSTRRLHIGFMGCYGAFPALRAARDTCLAEPDAVVLVVCAELCTLHLRSSDDPDAIIASSVFADGAAAAVVSSRPAAVGAPVLDLDVLETVLTPVGEDDMAWSIGDQGFDMVLSSYVPHIVEEHVDAALAPLLEAGGVTVGEIDDWAVHPGGRSILDRVESQVGLSEAQLAPSRRVLRDYGNMSSATVLFILREHLEGRGAEGRGGAGAADAPVTPAARRVCAMAFGPGLTVESALLTRRVGA, encoded by the coding sequence ATGTCCCCGAGCATCCACAGCATCGGCACGGCCGTTCCCTCGACGATCATCGGGCAGGACCACATCCGTGACGTGTTCCGCAGCCAGCCGGGGCTCGGCCGACTCGCGCCCCGGCTGATCGGGGCGGTCTTCGACGGTGCCCAGATCGACACCCGCCACACGGTGATCGACGAGCTCGCCGCAGATCAGCCGGAGCAGCCCGGCCAGCCCGGCCAGCCCGGCCAGCCCGGCCAGCCCGACACCGCCCCCGTCTTCTTCGACCGTGCCGAGGGCCGCATCCTCCGCCCTGGCACCGGAGCCCGCAACGACGTCTACGTCGAGCGCAGCCCCGACCTCTTCGTCCGCGCCGCCGAGGAGGCGCTGGCCGGTGCCCCGGGGATCACCGCGGCCGACGTCACCCACGTCGTCACCGTCTCGTGCACCGGCTTCTTCGCGCCGGGACCGGACTACCTGCTGGTGCGCCGGCTCGGCCTCGCGCCCTCGACCCGCCGCCTGCACATCGGCTTCATGGGCTGCTACGGCGCCTTCCCTGCCCTCCGGGCCGCCCGCGACACCTGCCTCGCGGAGCCGGACGCCGTCGTGCTCGTCGTCTGCGCCGAGCTCTGCACCCTGCACCTGCGGAGCTCGGACGACCCCGACGCGATCATCGCCTCCTCCGTCTTCGCGGACGGCGCCGCCGCGGCCGTCGTGTCGTCCCGGCCCGCCGCCGTCGGCGCTCCGGTGCTCGACCTCGACGTGCTCGAGACCGTGCTGACGCCCGTCGGCGAGGACGACATGGCCTGGAGCATCGGAGACCAGGGCTTCGACATGGTGCTGAGCAGCTACGTGCCCCACATCGTCGAGGAGCACGTCGACGCGGCGCTCGCCCCGCTGCTGGAGGCCGGGGGCGTGACGGTCGGCGAGATCGACGACTGGGCCGTGCACCCCGGCGGCCGCAGCATCCTCGACCGGGTCGAGTCGCAGGTCGGCCTCAGCGAGGCGCAGCTGGCGCCGTCGCGCCGGGTGCTCCGCGACTACGGCAACATGTCGAGCGCGACGGTGCTGTTCATCCTGCGCGAGCACCTCGAGGGGCGTGGGGCCGAGGGTCGAGGAGGTGCGGGCGCGGCCGACGCACCGGTCACGCCGGCTGCCCGTCGGGTCTGCGCCATGGCCTTCGGGCCGGGCCTCACCGTCGAGAGCGCGCTGCTCACCCGTCGCGTCGGCGCGTGA